ACTGGAAACATGCTCAGGTTTCTAAGTATCTGTTTCACATTCATACCATCAAACAAAATGGTGGCGTTGCTGCAACATGCCCAAAACAGCCAATACATCAGTGGCTTCAAATGTGATATGAAGGCAATGGCACTGTTCGATCTAGCCCAATACATTTACATCTTCGGGTGCTGAGCACAGAATTAGAACGACAAGTCAGACAATTTGGGAGGGAAGTGAAGAACaaattcagaaacaggaaggatATAAACACCGCACTTAGGGATAAATGGAACTTATTAAGAGAATTTGAAGTGTCCAATTTGGATAATTACCTAAATCCAGTGCATTAAAAATATCCAAACAAGTGTACTGTCTCATCCGATCGCTCTAATTCTGTGTCTGCCACCAAGCAAACACACCGACACGGGGTGAGGCGTGTCAGCTGGGACTAACCGAGTGCAGGTAAAGCAGCCCTACCCGGCTGTGGGGACGCGTGCAAATCATACAACAACACGACCCGGTAATGTCTGGGACTACGCTTGTGCAGTGTGCACTCACCAGCTTCCTGGTTGTAGATGATGTTTTTGCAGAGGAGGTCGTTGTGGCACAGAACCACAGGGGAGCCCAGCGACGACAggttctgctgcagccacacCAGCTCTTCTCGGAGGCAGCGCTGGCTGGGAACCTCCAGGCTCAACCTGGAGCGGGGCAAAGAGCCGCACGGCGTAAATAAAAAGGTGTATTGTCTGCTTTTCCTGTGGAGTGCCTCAGGGTCTGTTTCCGGGCCGCTCTATGTTTGGAACATACACGTTAGCTGTTGGAAATTCTATCCACAGGTTAAAGGGTGTGCCGTATCGCGTGTATGCAAATGATATCCAGCTTCCAGGCAATCAACGCAATCCAACAATGCAGTCATATCACTTCTACACTGGCCTCCTTAAATTGGCTTATCATTAACTTTAAGATGTAGTTCACCGTTTGTCAAACCTGCTACTATGTAGAGAATCCAAAATACACATGTAGGTTGTTCGACACACTAGTTGCAACCCAAACGTTGGATGGCATTTTGCAGAAGTtgaggaaacaaaaagaaacttcaTTATtcagctagaaaaaaaaaaaatgatctcaGTATTTAGTAAAGTTCTTTTAAGGGCAAAAACATAAATGACACAATACTTAATAACACACCCCTCATCTTTTAGTGCTTTGAATTTCTTTACTTGCTATATTTATTCCATGCTTTGATGTCCTTTGACATTTTAACAATACTGACAGGCAGATGTTCAAACACAGCTGGGGAAGCacgggagaaaaaaacacaatagagAAGTGGTTTGGTCTTAACTGAAGTGAAATGCCCTGAATTGACATCAACGTTCTGAACGGTTACATTAAAACTTTGATCACAGCGGAAACTTTCTGATAACAATGATGACCTTCATTAAAACAGTCTGTAAAGGGCAAGGGAAACTGTTGTCACATGTCCAAATGCAAAATAAGttcttgttttgttatttttttaaaccaaaactAAAAGACTCAGTCCACGTGCTCGTCAGCACTCCAGTTTGCACGTTTTTCCCTTCCGGGATCACGAGGGTGTCCTAATTTCTCTGAAAGTGTTTAATCAGCATGTCTCTGACAGTGTTTACGGTCAGCCGTCCTTCATGGAAATCCCCGGCCTATaaagctgctgtttattttggATTCATTCATGTccccaataaaaacaaaggaaactcTTATTGCCAAAGCAATTTCTGAACTACCACAGCTGAAGGGAACCAAAAGGCCTCAAGCCAGTCAGTAAACTATGATAATCATAAGTCACTTTTCAACAAGTGCAGCACACCTGTGTTTTAGAGAAAGACGGAGGCACTTCATAGGAATGACGGCGTTTGTGGACAGAAatatatattgtgtgtgtgagttgcaTCATCTCTTAGGAATGCTGTGGCCATAAACTGAATATTTCTAAGTCATGTCATGTAACACAAGTGATAATGAGTGCTGTTGTGTGGTTGCGCATCGGCTTCTTTGAAACATTAGTGACTCACTGATAAGAAAAGTTCAATAACACCAAGTTCCACAGtgacaaaacaggaaaaaagtaaaGCAAAGAGAGATTATCCTAATCTGTGTAATTATGTCTGCCTTTTTGAAGTGTAAACAGATAAAACTGACAATGGCTTTAAAAGTAAACTGCTATTGGACATGAAAGCTCCTGCCAAATGCAGGGATGTTCAAGCCTCTCAGTTTaaagcacataattgttttgtGAGATATTGTTTTTTGAGGTTTAAAATTATTGGTGAGTTCAAGTCAAGCTTATTTCCAAACTCCATAAAAAGTGATTGAGTGATGCTGAAACTCGGttcatgaaataaaatcaacaaggCTTTTTGAAAACCAGAATAAATGTTTGAGCGTCTCAAACTTCATCTTCAGATCTTATTTGTAGCCTCACCTGGCATTCTGCTCAGGGTCCTTGAAGTACTTGGGGATGAGAGCAAAGTACTTGCCCATCTTCAGCCACAAGTCAGACTGGGGGACCCACCCATTGTGAGCATGTATGGCATGGTACTTAGCAAGCTGCCTGGCAATGAGCCTGCAAattcaggcagagagagagagagagaaaagaggatttGAAGCAGATCAGCATCAAGCAGTATGCAAAGAAAGTGTATTAAATCAAACTCAGTCATGAAGGGTAGGAAGCATTTTGAATATCGCCAGCAATTACAGTTCTCATTGCTGCAGTAAAGACAAAATATTTATTCCAACTCATTGTAAGGCAAAGATAAGGAAAACAGTAGCAAAGAGAGAAACAATGACTTGGCCTTAAACTATTCTCACACAGCTGCCGTGTCATTGATTTATCTAGGTATGCATACtgagcctgacagctgtcacgAAACACTGCGACAGACTAAACTCTCAAGTCGGATCACTTTGTTTGAAGAAGTCGTAGAACTCGAATGCATTTCTTTTACCTGAAGACAGGCTGGCTGCGAATATGCTCTGGCTCCAGGGCGGTTCCTTGCAGAAATTCGTAACACAGGCCGTTGTTGAAGGTACAATAGAGGCGCGGGGCGCAACGGTGTGCGTGCAGTACCCTGAAACTTTTCACCTCGTTTTCCCGGTCGACCAACAGTTCTGTTTTATTGCCGTAAATACGGACCAGAACCACATCCTCCATGACCGGGCCCACGTAGCAACCAAGCAGCTTGTTGGTGATCCCATCTGTGAAGAACTGCaatgacaaaaaacaagaaaaacttaATTAGGAGGGGAAATAAAATATCAATTTGAAACACAAGTTCACGTGTACAAATCAATGATAAAGAGACTAAGCACGTGATGCGATTTAAATATCAAGTCTGAGTAATATATCAGATCTAAGAGGAGTCAGGATCTGGCAAAGTGCTATAAATGAAGGCGGTATGAGAGTGTCTATTTGGCCGATTTTGTCTAGATTGTCTCTTCTGTGGAGCTGGGAACATTTTGGTGAAAGGTGGAGGGGTGGCTGGGGTGCCAACATACCAGCCGTAATTGTTCACTCTTGTCTGGAATTGAGTGTGAATAACAAGACTGTCAGGAATTTTATTTTGCAGGCCAGAGCAATGACTGGCATTTGCTGAGTTTCTCTTTTGCTCTCATTGATGGAAACGGGCTGGGGTGAAGAAGCATGTGACCAGCCTCCGGCCTGACTGTGTTTACGGAGCAGagccacacccccaccccagaactgccaaaaaataaagaaaaacacttcttttcttctgtgtAGCAGTGTACACGTCTCAGTGTTCATATGGGGGCCATGTAAAGGATCCAGCACTACAGACCCATATTGCACCATTTATTAAAGATGTTTATGACCTTCCTAATCTCCAGATGGAAGCACTTCTCACGCTGCTTGCCAGTGATGGCTTCATTATCTTCAAAAAGTGGCGACATACATCATTCATTAACACCCAAACTGTGAGCCAAGTAAGGCAGGGGTGAAGATCTGAAGGCTGACAGCAAAAAGAAACTCCCTCCGTTTGTTCATGACCCGAGTTGACGCTTATGGTTAATAGCAAAGGCTTTAACCCTTACAGTGGAAGCCAGCAGCCTTTTCGAGCCAATCTAACCATTTAGCTCCTCCTTTGGCCTACATTAATCAGCAGTTTCCAGATGACGTTCGCTTCAGGAATCAATTTAAGCTTGCAGGACTGAGTCGAGCATGAATTCTGAAATGAGGGAACACCATGTTTCCTCAGGTCACGACGACAGCGAAATCttcaaataaaatgcaattAGGAAGTACAAGCGAACAGAAGAGGGTAAAACGTGTAACGGGGGAATAAAGCGTACCTTTATTTTGACCTCAGACGGCTTCCAGCTCGGTCTCAGCTCCTTGATCAGCCTCAGCGCGCCGGCTCTGTAGTCGCCTTCGTCCACTGTCACGTCTATTTTAGGCACCGCGGGAGCCTCGTCCGGGACGTGAATGTAGTTGGCCATGGCTGTTTCTTCAAACCCCGTGAAATATCTCGCACGTTTTTCTCGAGCTGCAGTGGTGCACTCAGCGGCAAATTGTGAAATGTATGGGTGAGTTCGAGTGAGCTGCGGGGGTTATAATCTTGTAGTCTCTGCGGCAACGCCTCTCAGAAAGTCCCAcccacctaaaaaaaaaaaaaaaaaaaaaaacccggtcGCCTGACTCACCGAGGATGATGATTTTATTCACCAGCAGGTCCCGTCGGGCGGAGTTTACTTATCGGTATACATTACGACAAGATGTGGCTTAAGTAAAGCAATTAGAATAGAAATTACTCATTTAAAATCAgacataaacataaataaatgaagacagTATTCAACAGCCTAAGTATAAAATGTAACCGGGAGTCCTCGGTGAATAATACAAGCGATCCTCACGCTGGTAAATGACGTCGCATTTGTAATCCACTTGAATGAAATACGCTTTGTGTCACGTCTGAGCGTTTTAAATGTCAGCGCAGAAAAGGCGGGTCAAACCATGTAAATTAACCGAGGGTCAACCTGCTTTAAATCGCTCTAATCCTCCCTTTTCAGCGAAACACGCTTTACATAACAGACAGATTTCGTGCTGTTGTCGCTTAATTGATGACGTACATTCTGACGTAGCCCTTCAGtaaaaatgctggaaaagacGAGAAAACTTCACACATAAACAAATCAATTCTGCAGTATGGGATGTTTCCTCCAATTATCATATTCTTTCCAACCCCTTGACTGACGACTGATAGTGATAGCTGCACAAATCTTTCCACCTAATCACGTGACCTCATTTTATTGTCTCTGGCCTGTGGAACCATACATTGGAAAAGTACAACATAGGAAAGTTACCACAGCTTAGGTCCAGTAAAATGCCATATACAACTAATTCCGAGGCAAGGTAACTGCTgggttacttaaaaaaaaaaaaaaaaaacgtgtttaaaTATGCCAAATAATGTGGATGATGTCATtgtctaatttgacctagatatttAAATGAGTatctatgcaaattagatgattaTGCTAATCAGTACTTTACTGACTGAGGAGCTGGCAACAATGAAGCACaattgtgaaattattttaactttattaaattattatGCCCATTGATTTGCTTTAGTTTGTAACATGCAATCTGAACACACGAGCTCTGTACCTGGGATCTCAGAGAACTCCAGTAGTGTCAGtttggaagaaagaaagaaagaaagaattactTTTTGGTGCCTGTGCTACTGTGGGTGGCGTTGACTCACCAGGTAAACAACACCTTGCTCTCAACTCCCCGAGGCGCACGCACACTCCTGGGAGATCTTCCCAGTGGAATCACTGCACCATTCCGAGCTGCCCACTGAAACCTTTTTCAATAAATTGAAAGCTTTGTTCTTGTATTTTGATTACTTACTTCTACAGTTGTCACTTAATGACTTTTACATCATGTAGCATGACCATAAATCCCAGTTGTTCCATTAGCTTTTAGCATATAAATTATGTGTGGTGGATGACTTTTTGTAAATCACTCATCCTACAAATCACAAGCCGACAGGGCaccaaaaaagaacaaatgcaTAAGAGTGATTGTTTTCTTTAGCCTGACTGTTGATAAAAGCCTTTCCATTTCAGAGATCCTATTCATTCAGAATAGgaatcgttaaaaaaaaaaaaaaaaaaaagaatacaatgCCTGCCTGACAATGCAGGCCACAAAGAAGGATCGACTGTCAATGTATGGGTTGAAATTTGATCATGAGTTACTCCGGCAACATGGCAacaaacaagttttttctttttaaccttaTGTGTTGAACTCTTTGACATAAATGTGTTTATCTTGCATAACAATGGATTAAGTCAACCATCATATTTCTTCCTTTAATGCACAATA
The sequence above is drawn from the Salarias fasciatus chromosome 17, fSalaFa1.1, whole genome shotgun sequence genome and encodes:
- the etnk1 gene encoding ethanolamine kinase 1, with protein sequence MANYIHVPDEAPAVPKIDVTVDEGDYRAGALRLIKELRPSWKPSEVKIKFFTDGITNKLLGCYVGPVMEDVVLVRIYGNKTELLVDRENEVKSFRVLHAHRCAPRLYCTFNNGLCYEFLQGTALEPEHIRSQPVFRLIARQLAKYHAIHAHNGWVPQSDLWLKMGKYFALIPKYFKDPEQNARLSLEVPSQRCLREELVWLQQNLSSLGSPVVLCHNDLLCKNIIYNQEAGNVKFIDYEYAGYNYQAYDIGNHFNEFAGLNEVDYSNYPQRAFQLEWLRSYLEAYKEHKGQSGAVTDRDVEVLYVQVNQFALASHFFWGLWALIQAKFSTIDFDFLGYAVLRFNQYFKMKPEVTAMNLPE